Proteins from a single region of Nerophis ophidion isolate RoL-2023_Sa linkage group LG08, RoL_Noph_v1.0, whole genome shotgun sequence:
- the cdk5rap2 gene encoding CDK5 regulatory subunit-associated protein 2 isoform X13, translating into MYGYPATLKADAFPTIKSTKSLGCALPDSINAGVYSTDNMTASSIPGQMSPTKALAMKDYENQIAALKKENFNLKLRIYFMEERMQQKCDDSTEDIFKTNIELKVELESMKREMAEKQELLVSASKALESLASRESAEPQRVREQARQEMDALRDSFNKRIAELQHCLRTAEEEVENMATIAEQEKLKNINMEKQLQILGLPGALTTSPSPDLILALQDKDNIIEQLRITLKQQEAEILQSKNREGQMDVASSRLMEQLTGVKKDDELQDLRDELGREKAKRQPDYQSEVSRLESVNKLLSEELTQVKTTHESLTKALEEAQNQTNTLSGNLEEKENELDTEKKNSLKRDKTIQGLTKVLKEKEKEIAELCHEIEDRDDALAKARETAHKAQMQKYQGAEEHQTLLMEKQTELVQLQGEHHIKVLEVQKLMRSLDRKEQELADLQQIKDQLEVELEDMQHQKKKGDKVLNDLNNQLKKLSSEIGERESSLEHQYQEVLDQTKRKLQAHEVTIQRLTSSLADKEKQLQEYINIVREFEQNNSPAGNDSVLAKLRQRLKEKENALDQALDEKFAAIEEKDNEIHQLQLSLREKERDLERLNNLLSHNEETINSFDSLIKEKDVELQHLTNTLKNLQRAKQDVEDNLNRSLREKDSIISQLQLSLSGKTKDLEEMAESMLSQSQSQAHDFAEQMGQRLKVTEAMLAEAVKARERLISDNETAVEGLLATIKSKDQLLKESAEHYNRMLSERSQEIQELRKQLSDKQQKLMAAQKQNTTATQKGSLETAELQVLLAEKDSLIDRLLQHGQERDHLMTEHDKAPDNVLELRQTIRIMQERLEEREAELSRRNSDDSMENIPLSKKTVVILKKELAQKTEALNKALKRENELKISLAELQSLLSELEVRSEGQAANIESLTATMETKDEIILVLQQRLGQGDHSQDRAISSSMDRSHTGLPQRERTMIGGDSQQEVLPSLVALQQEHEALNKALRAEQQLYSSLVRTVKEQDSAQRFHALQMELTAVQLLRQKHEDSIKTNEDLRDNLEQELDRAKAREGQSAVDPKELESVRHQLEDAQRWNTSLQTRLGAIQDRGGGVGGAKDCGDTLSFICDQTSYMSICVGEGQDYSSPLELKQKVLELQDCVSRLETLNSELKNRLSSLEKTKHNDAFSKEAIDNPWNQQLERKTDTPQVPYPTYRSFQDSWSQTDLKHGQPFGDESVDSGLGQNRAHAHSANADIIETSRDEVTLKSLLTDCKATSLLQLREEVLRLTTENVQLRGLLKEHRSTECKEKESEDASENSSDGQSRETSQPAIKVQAIVTKMAKEDEKNANDGWTPVPTGEANDQSKTSKHKVSIRSRLPVLVKQRMEACSNSQSERDSDYVQPLHADAFQQLFLNSDSTMSSQPSTCPSSSHGPAYDSGCPATHTLDNTQDSCALFTQLELLHQECQEKETLIRKLSEQLADWQELRAQLQEKERLNRQYMEALQAAESTIADLTACSLDIQGEFGTHTSMGTASGCGDSEATFCGRCIDLQKALREKENLNNHLTQLLNMAEKLILSSDSQEKQSEIRDLCFEIEAVNVASNTQSSSGVSEGTDGSSHELQPHSLSIQDEVLCDQDRLNSAEINSISAQMMSGSFKEKELRDIEVAQGCLDKEMTKVLAKCLSLTESVITYLAAHCANGSLTTVDLQAHLDNLQNALQERQELERLTQTAQPSSAALTEPHPALYCSLQLLFKVFAERSQRICELQASLQVERACGEQNEAHAVVLDAKGLPPSVQAQLEALHKALREKKKTCKNLEEKLASVTMTPSPNTTQRALEKDDKGVQVDCQDLGYETTGKSENNREECSSTDREVAVNPSGSLPLLRAHEQAHFSSTENLYSTSSTPYPSSPTLSSAKASMKSPLAYEDCGLSDDPLHLQTQVRDLKIQLESQNKIILQLQSLLRRNSCDPMASHSDQSMDQDSSQGRSHNRRPSQGQIGEKEDVGEDQAIKSKSSHMNREAGRNNSMKEQLQHNRSRSTSPASLDSLVQSQARELSQLRQQIKDSRRQAALQRRQMGELSRSLQEMLQASEVDCYMGEVVKGQLDKSLSILEGLEGRLDKGEAQLDNEDMAALELSRRLAKELQEKNRLIQSLQNQVRGYSPSSHHNSHFDLHPLDKMASSCHGSSPTQDQRRARDACGTLAVGGSREESLGGDQETGSQLLGLQRENERLQEELRTSGQLNATLHSELEVHYSIMTHRPDRDQDHEDVRSQTKQPTLINSALLSEHLQEIRALRERLEESISTNDRLRVQLEKKLAEVEKDRATNIFIHGSEEQSQLVSEVRFLWGQNQVLKEQLSLECKDMQKESERLQENLARRTAKLEQSRKEYEVLRQEKELLQDSLHASQEQICSLQDQVKLHRQQFSDSQHLMQSLRVELQVHEKLRSDATQQSSSVTQEAPPSGSLDLAELLSEIRHLRLQLERSIDNNTLLRHKLEEQLQRGAARSETININYLMSSADEGSRSPGHKEHSSVLPDANRQAPSKPDGGDSSSGESVTGAPFRLVPGHGMWANHKGRHILALVEDYNALRKHISDGRKLSRRMDAQLQEWRTSKTADRQSASDLSGCVGAMQHVLDEAARLLKLAWKVSLPTGAAEDNQQDKLLQNEIARLKSRLSQREKMLRSVVKRLQITNQLKEGMERVLIERLSLTHGVMKNARVNLEKSHCYLFGPRGAAGGGAKWPVGGAGVYPRSSLDSSEEQ; encoded by the exons AATATTGAGCTGAAAGTGGAGCTGGAGTCAATGAAGAGGGAGATGGCAGAGAAACAGGAGCTCCTTGTGTCCGCATC GAAAGCTCTGGAGAGTCTGGCCAGTCGAGAGTCAGCAGAGCCGCAGCGTGTGAGAGAACAAGCCCGGCAAGAGATGGATGCGCTTCGGGACTCGTTTAACAAGAGGATAGCAGAACTACAACAC TGCCTCCGAACAGCTGAGGAGGAGGTAGAGAATATGGCGACCATTGCTGAGCAGGAGAAGCTAAAGAATATTAACATGGAAAAGCAGCTCCAAATCTTGGGTCTGCCTGGCGCCCTCACCACCTCACCCAGCCCTGACCTAATTCTGGCCCTGCAAGACAAGGACAA CATCATCGAGCAGCTGAGGATCACGTTGAAGCAGCAGGAAGCTGAGATCCTTCAGAGCAAGAATAGGGAGGGACAGATGGATGTAGCATCATCAAGACTAATGGAACAGCTGACCGGTGTCAAAAAAGACGATGAACTCCAG GATCTGCGGGATGAACTAGGCAGAGAGAAAGCTAAAAGACAACCTGACTATCAG AGCGAGGTCAGTCGTCTGGAGTCCGTCAACAAGCTGCTGAGTGAAGAACTCACCCAGGTTAAAACTACCCATGAAAGCCTGACCAAAGCACTCGAGGAAGCCCAGAATCAAACAAAT ACATTGTCTGGAAATTTGGAGGAGAAAGAGAATGAACTTGACACAGAGAAGAAGAACAGCCTAAAGCGAGACAAAACTATCCAGGGGCTAACAAAAGTcctcaaagaaaaagaaaaagag ATTGCAGAGTTGTGTCATGAGATTGAGGACCGTGATGATGCTTTAGCCAAAGCTCGGGAGACAGCACACAAAGCCCAGATGCAGAAATATCAG GGTGCAGAAGAGCATCAAACACTACTGATGGAAAAGCAAACCGAGTTGGTCCAACTGCAGGGGGAACACCACATCAAGGTGCTCGAAGTCCAAAAGCTTATGCGTTCCCTCGACAGGAAGGAGCAGGAATTGGCCGACTTGCAGCAGATAAAGGATCAGCTAGAGGTGGAACTAGAAGATATGCAACATCAGAAGAAGAAGGGAGACAAAGTCCTGAAT GATCTCAACAATCAACTAAAAAAACTGAGTAGTGAGATTGGGGAGAGAGAAAGTTCTCTAGAGCACCAGTACCAGGAAGTGTTGGACCAAACCAAAAGAAAGCTGCAGGCCCATGAAGTCACCATCCAGAGGCTCACATCCAGCCTGGCTGATAAGGAGAAGCAGTTACAG GAGTACATAAATATTGTAAGAGAATTTGAGCAGAACAATAGCCCAGCAGGAAACGACAGTGTGCTGGCCAAGCTTCGCCAAAGGCTAAAGGAAAAGGAAAACGCACTTGAT CAAGCACTGGATGAGAAGTTTGCGGCCATTGAGGAGAAAGACAACGAAATACACCAGCTGCAGCTGTCCCTTAGGGAGAAGGAAAGAGACCTGGAGAGGCTCAATAACCTGCTGTCACACAACGAGGAAACCATTAAT AGTTTTGACAGCCTGATTAAGGAGAAGGACGTAGAACTGCAGCACCTCACAAACACACTGAAGAACCTGCAGAGGGCCAAACAAGACGTGGAAGACAACTTGAACAGATCGCTGAGGGAAAAGGACTCCATCATCAGCCAGCTGCAGCTCTCCCTCAGTGGGAAGACTAAAGATTTGGAG GAAATGGCAGAATCCATGCTGAGCCAGTCGCAAAGTCAAGCTCACGACTTTGCAGAGCAGATGGGCCAGAGGCTCAAAGTCACAGAAGCTATGCTGGCCGAGGCTGTGAAAGCCAGGGAAAGGCTCATTTCAGACAATGAGACCGCTGTAGAAGGATTGTTGGCAACCATTAAAAGCAAAGACCAACTCCTCAAG GAGTCTGCAGAGCACTACAACCGCATGCTGTCTGAGCGTTCCCAGGAGATTCAGGAATTGAGGAAACAGCTGTCTGACAAGCAGCAGAAGCTGATGGCCGCTCAGAAACAAAACACCACGGCTACCCAGAAGGGTTCTTTGGAAACTGCAGAGCTACAAGTCCTCCTTGCTGAAAAAGACAGCCTCATCGAC AGGCTTCTTCAGCATGGCCAGGAGAGGGATCATTTGATGACAGAGCACGACAAGGCGCCGGATAACGTGCTAGAGCTCAGACAAACTATCCGGATCATGCAAGAGAGGTTAGAGGAGCGTGAAG CTGAGTTGTCCAGGAGGAACAGTGATGACAGCATGGAGAACATTCCGCTCTCTAAGAAGACTGTTGTTATCCTAAAAAAAGAGCTGGCCCAGAAAACAGAGGCACTCAACAAAGCGCTGAAGCGGGAGAATGAACTGAAG ATTTCTTTGGCAGAACTCCAGTCATTGCTCTCTGAGTTGGAGGTCCGCAGTGAAGGTCAGGCTGCCAATATCGAGTCCCTCACAGCCACTATGGAGACCAAAGATGAAATTATCCTT GTTCTTCAGCAGCGTCTCGGTCAGGGTGATCACAGCCAGGATCGAGCCATTAGCAGCAGCATGGATCGATCGCATACTGGACTTCCTCAAAGGGAGAGAACTATGATTGGTGGCGACAGCCAGCAAGAA GTACTTCCCAGCCTTGTAGCATTACAGCAGGAACACGAAGCTCTAAACAAAGCTTTGAGGGCTGAGCAGCAGCTCTACTCCAGCCTGGTTAGGACTGTGAAAGAGCAGGACAG CGCCCAACGTTTTCATGCTCTTCAAATGGAGCTGACAGCGGTACAGCTTCTTAGGCAGAAGCATGAGGACAGCATCAAAACAAACGAAGATCTCAGGGACAACCTGGAGCAAGAGCTAGACAGAGCCAAAGCCAGAGAAG GTCAGAGCGCAGTGGACCCCAAAGAACTAGAGAGTGTACGGCATCAACTTGAAGATGCCCAACGCTGGAATACCTCTTTACAGACTCGCTTGGGGGCTATCCAGGATCGAGGAGGTGGAGTGGGCGGTGCCAAAGACTGTG GTGACACACTGAGTTTCATTTGCGACCAGACCTCTTACATGAGTATATGTGTGGGCGAGGGGCAGGATTACAGCTCACCACTGGAGCTCAAGCAGAAG GTGCTGGAACTGCAGGACTGCGTCAGCAGACTTGAAACTTTAAACAGTGAGCTAAAGAACAGACTGTCATCACTGGAGAAGACCAAACATAATGATGCCTTCAGCAAGGAAGCCATCGATAACCCCTGGAACCAG CAGCTTGAGAGGAAAACAGACACGCCGCAGGTGCCTTACCCAACATATCGGTCGTTTCAAGACAGTTGGAGTCAGACAGACCTCAAACATGGGCAG CCATTTGGTGATGAAAGTGTGGACAGCGGCCTTGGCCAGAACAGAGCTCATGCTCACTCTGCCAATGCAGACATTATTGAGACAAGCCGAGATGAAGTGACCCTTAAATCCTTGCTGACTGACTGTAAGGCTACATCACTCCTGCAACTAAG AGAGGAAGTCCTCAGGCTAACAACTGAAAATGTGCAACTGCGAGGCCTGCTGAAAGAGCACAGGTCTACTGAGTGTAAAGAAAAAGAGAGCGAAGATGCCTCAGAGAACAGCAGCGACGGGCAAAGCAGAGAAACTTCGCAACCTGCCATTAAAGTTCAAGCTATAGTCACTAAGATGGCAAAGGAAGATGAGAAGAATGCTAACGATGGGTGGACACCGGTCCCCACAGGGGAAGCTAATGATCAAAGCAAGACTTCAAAGCATAAG GTCAGTATCAGATCTCGTCTGCCCGTCCTAGTGAAGCAAAGAATGGAAGCTTGCAGCAACTCACAGTCAGAAAGAGATTCTGATTATGTCCAACCCCTTCACGCAGATGCTTTCCAGCAACTGTTTTTAAACTCTGACTCCACAATGTCTTCCCAACCAAGCACTTGTCCTTCTTCCTCCCACGGCCCTGCTTATGATAGCGGCTGTCCAGCCACACACACTCTGGATAACACCCAGGATAGCTGTGCTCTTTTTACTCAACTGGAGCTTCTTCACCAGGAGTGCCAGGAGAAAGAGACTTTGATCAGAAAGCTCAGCGAGCAGCTGGCCGATTGGCAGGAGCTCCGCGCTCAGCTCCAGGAGAAAGAACGCCTCAATCGGCAGTACATGGAGGCTTTGCAAGCTGCTGAGTCCACAATTGCAGACCTGACAGCCTGTAGTCTGGACATCCAGGGTGAGTTTGGAACGCACACCAGTATGGGCACAGCCTCCGGTTGTGGGGATTCCGAAGCCACCTTCTGCGGCAGATGCATCGACTTACAGAAAGCACTACGAGAGAAAGAGAATCTCAACAACCACcttacacaacttttaaacatgGCAGAGAAACTCATCTTGTCGTCAGACAGCCAGGAAAAGCAGTCCGAAATCAGAGACCTTTGTTTTGAGATAGAGGCAGTAAATGTTGCGTCAAACACGCAAAGCTCCAGTGGTGTCTCTGAAGGAACTGATGGTTCTTCGCACGAGCTGCAACCACATTCACTGTCTATACAGGACGAAGTGCTTTGTGACCAGGATAGACTGAATTCTGCAGAGATAAATAGTATTTCAGCACAAATGATGTCTGGATCGTTCAAGGAAAAAGAGTTGAGGGATATTGAAGTGGCACAAGGATGTTTAGATAAGGAGATGACCAAAGTTCTTGCAAAATGCCTTAGTTTAACAGAATCTGTCATCACTTATCTGGCAGCACACTGTGCAAATGGCTCCTTGACCACTGTTGACTTACAGGCGCATTTGGACAACCTCCAGAATGCTCTGCAAGAGAGACAAGAACTCGAGCGTCTGACCCAAACCGCTCAGCCAAGCAGCGCTGCATTGACAGAACCCCACCCGGCGCTTTATTGCAGTCTGCAGCTCCTGTTCAAGGTCTTTGCTGAGCGCTCTCAGAGGATTTGTGAGCTCCAAGCCTCCCTGCAGGTGGAGAGGGCCTGTGGAGAACAAAATGAGGCCCATGCAGTAGTGCTGGATGCCAAGGGGTTACCACCTAGTGTCCAGGCCCAGCTGGAGGCTTTACACAAGGCtctaagggagaaaaaaaaaacctgtaaaaatCTGGAGGAGAAACTGGCCTCAGTCACCATGACACCATCACCCAACACTACACAGAGAG CTCTGGAGAAGGATGACAAAGGTGTGCAGGTGGATTGTCAGGACCTGGGTTACGAAACCACAGGCAAGAGTGAGAACAATAGGGAAGAGTGCAGTAGCACAG ACCGAGAGGTGGCTGTGAACCCAAGTGGCAGTCTCCCGTTATTGAGGGCACATGAGCAGGCACACTTTTCTTCCACTGAAAATCTGTACTCCACTTCCAGCACTCCATACCCGAGTTCCCCCACTTTAAGCTCGGCCAAG GCCAGTATGAAGAGCCCGTTGGCCTACGAGGACTGCGGCCTCTCTGATGACCCACTCCACCTTCAAACGCAGGTCCGAGACCTGAAGATCCAGCTGGAAAGCCAAAACAAAATTATCCTCCAGTTGCAAAGTCTTCTGCGGAGGAACTCATGCGACCCAATGGCCAGCCACTCTGACCAGTCAATGGATCAGGACAGCTCACAGGGCCGCAGTCATAATAGGAGACCTAGTCAAGGGCAGATAGGGGAGAAAGAAGATGTCGGAGAGGACCAGGCAATTAAAAGTAAAAGCAGCCACATGAACAGAGAGGCAGGGAGGAACAACAGCATGAAGGAGCAGCTCCAGCACAACCGGAGCCGCTCTACGTCACCTGCCAG TTTGGACTCGCTGGTGCAGTCACAAGCCAGGGAGCTGTCGCAACTAAGACAGCAAATCAAGGACAGCCGCAGGCAGGCTGCCCTGCAGCGGCGACAAATGGGGGAACTGAGCCGGTCCTTGCAGGAGATGCTACAGGCCAGCGAAGTGGACTGTTATATGGGAGAGGTGGTCAAGGGGCAGCTAGACAAGAGCTTGAGTATTCTGGAGGGGTTGGAAGGACGCCTGGACAAAG GAGAGGCTCAGCTGGATAATGAAGACATGGCTGCTCTGGAGCTTTCTCGCAG GTTGGCCAAGGAGCTTCAGGAGAAGAACCGCCTCATTCAAAGTCTGCAGAATCAGGTCAGAGGTTATAGTCCCAGCAGCCACCACAACTCCCACTTTGACCTGCACCCCTTGGACAAAATGGCATCTTCCTGCCATGGCAGCTCACCCACACAAG ACCAGCGGCGTGCCAGAGATGCTTGTGGTACCCTGGCAGTGGGCGGATCCAGGGAAGAGAGCTTGGGGGGTGACCAGGAAACAGGAAGCCAACTGCTTGGGCTGCAGAGGGAGAACGAACGCTTGCAGGAGGAGCTGAGGACCAGCGGACAGCTCAATGCCACCCTGCATAGTGAACTAGAGGTGCACTACTCTATCATGACCCATCGTCCGGATAGAGACCAGGACCATGAGGATGTCCGCTCACAAACAAAACAGCCGACCCTAATCAATTCAG CCCTGCTGTCAGAACATCTGCAGGAGATTCGGGCCTTGAGAGAGCGTCTGGAGGAAAGCATCTCCACCAACGACCGCCTGAGGGTGCAGTTGGAGAAGAAGCTCGCCGAGGTGGAGAAAGACCGAG CCACAAACATCTTCATCCACGGGAGTGAAGAGCAGAGTCAGCTGGTGAGCGAGGTACGCTTCCTTTGGGGTCAGAACCAAGTGCTGAAGGAGCAGCTCAGTTTGGAATGTAAAG ACATGCAGAAGGAGAGCGAGAGGCTGCAGGAGAACCTGGCGAGGCGCACGGCCAAACTGGAGCAGAGCAGGAAGGAGTATGAGGTCCTGAGACAGGAGAAGGAGCTGCTGCAGGACTCACTGCACGCCAGTCAGGAGCAGATATGCAG CTTGCAGGACCAGGTGAAGCTGCACAGGCAGCAGTTCAGCGACTCGCAGCACCTCATGCAGTCACTGCGCGTGGAGCTGCAGGTCCACGAGAAGCTCAGGAGCGATGCTACAC AACAATCCAGCAGCGTGACCCAGGAAGCTCCTCCCTCGGGCTCGTTGGACCTTGCAGAGCTGCTGTCTGAGATTCGTCACCTAAGGCTTCAGCTGGAGCGCAGCATCGACAACAACACGTTGCTGCGCCACAAACTGGAGGAGCAGCTGCAGCGAGGCGCCGCGCGCTCGGAAACCATCAACATCAACTACCTGATGTCCTCAGCAG ATGAAGGGAGCAGATCACCGGGTCATAAGGAGCACAGTAGCGTCCTCCCCG ACGCCAATCGCCAGGCTCCCTCCAAGCCGGACGGTGGCGACAGCAGCTCAGGCGAGAGCGTCACGGGCGCCCCCTTCCGCCTGGTGCCGGGTCACGGCATGTGGGCCAACCACAAAGGGCGCCACATCCTGGCGCTGGTGGAGGACTACAACGCCCTGCGTAAGCACATCTCAGACGGCCGCAAGCTGTCGCGCCGCATGGACGCCCAGCTGCAGGAGTGGCGGACCAGCAAG ACGGCGGACCGTCAGAGCGCCAGCGACTTGTCCGGGTGCGTGGGTGCCATGCAGCACGTGCTGGACGAGGCCGCCCGGCTGCTGAAGCTGGCGTGGAAGGTTTCTCTGCCAACCGGCGCCGCAGAGGACAACCAGCAG GACAAGCTGCTGCAGAACGAGATCGCTCGGCTGAAGAGTCGACTGTCGCAGCGGGAGAAGATGCTGCGCAGCGTGGTCAAACGCCTGCAGATCACCAACCAGCTGAAGGAAGGCATGGAGCGAGTCCTCATCGAACGTC